A stretch of DNA from Cellulomonas xiejunii:
TGGGGCCACGTCGTCACGAGCCTCGAGGCGAGTCCGGACATCACTCCGCGGCAGCTCGCCTTCGTCCGTCTGGCACACCCCCTCGGGCTGCTGGACGGCACCATGCTCCTCGCCGTCGGCAACGACCTCACCAAGGAGTACCTGGAGACGCGGGTGCGTGCGGAGGTGACGCAGGCACTGACCGAGGCACTCGGACGTGAGGCGCGCTTCGCCATCACGGTCGACGCCGACGTCGCGGACGACGTTCCGCCGGCGCTGCGCGTCGTCCCCGCCTCCACCACCGCTGCGCCTGCCTACGAGCGCAACGGCGAGCAGCGGCCGGACCTCGCTCTCGTGACGTCGCACCCCGGGTTCCTGCGCGATCACTCGTCCGACTCGACGCCCCCCGACGACGACGCACCGGACGGCGAGCACCGCGCGGAGACGCGCCCGTCGCTCCGCGCGGTCGACGGGTCGTCGTACGGTGCCCCCGCACCTCGGCGCGGACTGTCGGAGCCTGCGCGGCTCAATCCCAAGTACCTGTTCGAGACGTTCGTCATCGGCTCGTCCAACCGGTTCGCCCACGCGGCCGCGGTGGCGGTAGCGGAGGCTCCCGCCAAGGCGTACAACCCGCTGTTCATCTACGGCGACTCCGGGCTGGGCAAGACGCACCTGCTCCACGCCATCGGGCACTACGCGCAGAACCTCTACCCCACCGTCCGTGTGCGGTACGTGAACTCCGAGGAGTTCACCAACGACTTCATCAACTCGATCGGTGAGGGCAAGGCGGGGGCGTTCCAGCGGCGCTACCGCGAGGTCGACGTCCTGCTCATCGACGACATCCAGTTCCTGCAGGGCAAGGAACAGACGATGGAGGAGTTCTTCCACACGTTCAACACCCTCCACAACGCGAGCAAGCAGGTCGTCATCACGTCCGACGTCCCACCCAAGCAGCTCAACGGGTTCGAGGACCGGATGCGCTCGCGCTTCGAGTGGGGCCTCATCACCGACGTCCAGCCGCCCGACCTCGAGACCCGGATCGCGATCCTGCGCAAGAAGGCCGCGAGCGAGCGGCTGCAGGCTCCGGACGACGTCCTGGAGTACATCGCCTCGCGGATCTCGACCAACATCCGCGAGCTCGAGGGTGCGCTCATCCGCGTCACGGCGTTCGCCAACCTCAACCGGCAGCTGGTCGACGTGTCGCTGGCCGAGATCGTGCTCAAGGACCTGATCACCGACGACCAGACGCAGGAGATCACCGCGACCACCGTCATCGGGCAGACGGCTGCGTACTTCGGCCTGTCGATCGAGGACCTGTGCGGCTCGAGCCGCTCGCGCGTGCTCGTCACGGCGCGACAGATCGCCATGTACCTGTGCCGCGAGCTGACGGACCTGTCGCTCCCGAAGATCGGGCAGGCGTTCGGAGGGCGGGACCACACCACGGTCATGCACGCGAACCGCAAGATCCGTGAGCTGATGGCCGAGCGCCGCTCGATCTACAACCAGGTCACCGAGCTGACGAACCGCATCAAGCAGCAGCACCGGGGCTGAGCCCGGCGGGCTCCGTCAGCTTCCGTCGATGCTCATGGCGATCGAGCGCTCGCGGTGGGCGTCGACCTGCTCAAGCACCAGGTGGGCCTTCTGCTCGACGCCGGTCACGGCGTCGGCACCGCCGACGAAGCGCAGCGGCAGGGGGTCGAGGGCGGCCATGGTGACGAGCGCCGCGCCGAGCTTGGCGGGGTCTGGGCCCTGCCGGCCGTTCATGGCCTTCCAGGCCGCGATGGCCTGCGAGGTGCGCTCCGCGTAGTCGTCGACGGAAGTTACCGGCGTTGTTCACCAGCACGTCGATACGCGCGAACCGCTCGACCGCCGCGGCGACAGCGGCCTCGGCCGCGGCAGGGTCGGTCACGTCCAGCGCGACCGGGAGCAGGTTCTCGTGCTCGCCGAGCGCGTCCTGCACACGCTGCAGGTCCCGCGCGGTGGCCACGACCCGGTACCCGGCAGCCGGTGCTGCCCGACGGACGTCTGCTCGCTCATGCTCGGCTCTCCCCTGGAGATCTCACCCTCTCCAAGTTATCCACAGGGTTACCCACCGCCTGGGGACACTTGTGAACTCCTTCACCCAACCGGACCAAGCGGACACGTGCGGCATGCCCGCCGCAGCTGGCCGCGCCCGCCTGACCTGCAGAAACGTCAGCGAACGTGCGGTGAAACGCGACCTCTTCTGCCATCGGCACAGACGGCACGGGCCCACCCGTCGACGTCGCGAGGGGGCGACTAATGCATCTCAACGGCCGGAAACCGCGTGTATCCACATCAACGGGACTCCGCAAAGCATGCATGGGACGAATGTGCACACCTGTGTACAGACCTGTGGACAGCGGTGGACGACACGCACGCAGGCTGTGGACGGGCAGGGGGTCATCGGTGGACGCCGTGGGACGCCGCTCGGACCGTCCACCGCCGTCCACCGGTCGCTCGGCGTGTCCTCCCCATGGCCCGCACAGGGCGACACGCCTTGTGACCTGCACCCGGACCACTTGTCCCCATCATCAACAGCCCCGATGACGATGACGAACCATCCATCATGCAGAGATCCACACACCGACGTTGGGGCGGGCGGGGCGACGCCTCGGCCCCCGTGCCGCAAGGACAAATCCACGAGGCGTGGTGTGTACCGCTGTCGGGCCTGTCGCGTAGTCTTCGGGCAGACCCGCCAGCGCTCGCTGACGTGCCCCGACGTGCTCGCGAAGGCCCGCACCGACGAGGGCACCAGGGCCGGACGACGAGAAGGTGATGCATGAGGTTCCGTGTCGACCGTGACGTGCTCGCCGATGCGGTCACGTGGACGGCACGCAGCCTGCCGACGCGGCCGCCCGTGCCCGTCCTCGCAGGCGTGCGTATCGAGGCCGACACCACCGGCACGGTCCAGCTCTCGAGCTTCGACTACGAGGTCTCCGCGCGGGCACAGCTGCCGGCCGACGTGAGCGAGCCGGGCACGGTCCTGGTCTCGGGGCGCCTGCTTGCGGAGATCTCCCGCTCCCTGCCGGCCAAGCCCGTCGACGTCGTCCTTGACGGGACGAAGGTGCAGGTCACGTGCGGTGCGAGCCGCTTCACGCTGCTGACCATGCCGGTCGAGGACTACCCGAGCCTGCCCGTCATGCCCGAGGTCACCGGCACCGTCGACGGCGACGAGCTCACGCACGCCGTCGCCCAGGTGTCCGTCGCGGCGAGCCGCGACGACACCCTCCCGCTCCTCACCGGGGTGCGCGTCGAGATCGAGGGCGAGCGCGTCACGCTGCTCGCCACCGACCGGTACCGCCTCGCGCTGCGCGAGATGACGTGGAAGCCCGCGAACCCCGGCGTGGAGGCGGTCGCGCTCGTGCGCGCCCGGACCCTCTCCGACGCGGCGAAGTCGCTGGGCGGGTCCGGCTCGGTGTCGGTCGCGCTGTCGACGGGTGGCGGGATCGACCTCATCGGGTTCGAGGCCGCCGGTCGTCAGACGACGAGCCTGCTGGTCGACGGCGACTACCCGCCCGTGCGGCGGCTGTTCCCCGACGACACCCCGATCCACGCCATCGTCAACCGGCAGGCACTGGCCGAGGCCGCCAAGCGCGTGGCGCTCGTCGCCGAGCGCAACACACCGATCCGGTTGAGCTTCAGCGAGGGCCAGGTCGTGCTCGACGCCGGCCAGGGTGACGACGCGCAGGCGTCCGAGGCCCTGGAGGCCGTCCTGGCGGGCGAGGACATCTCGGTCGCCTTCAACCCGCACTTCCTGGCCGACGGGCTGGGTGCGATCGACACGACGTTCGTCCGCATGTCGTTCACGCACCCGAACAAGCCTGTGGAGTTCACGGGTCAGGAGTCGCTCGAGGGCGACGACCTCAAGGACTACCGCTACCTGCTGGTACCGATCCGCTTCGCGAGCTGACAGGCCGCATGCGCGTCCGTGCCGTGGGTACGGCACAGTGGCCAGGACGGTGGTCGGGAACGGACCACGACGCGCGGCGGAGAGGGGCAAGACGATGCACATCGGTCTGGTTGGTCTGGGCAAGATGGGTGCGAACATGCGCCAGCGGATCCGGGACGCGGGTATCGAGGTCACCGGGTTCGACCGCAACCCCCAGGTCACCGACGTGCCGTCGCTCGAGTCGCTGGTCGGGGCGCTCCCCGCGGGTGAGCGGGTGGTCTGGGTCATGGTGCCGTCCGGCCCGATCACCGACGCGGTGATCCACGACCTCGCGGGTCTGCTGGCCCCGGGGGACCTGGTCATCGACGGCGGCAACTCCTACTACCAGGACGACCAGCCGCACGCGGCGGTCCTCGCCGAGCGGGGCGTCGGTTTCATCGACGCGGGTGTGTCGGGGGGCATCTGGGGGCTGGAGAACGGCTACGGCCTGATGGTGGGCGGTGCTCCGCAGGACGTCGAGCGGGCGATGCCGGTGTTCGACGCGCTGCGGCCGCCCGGTGAGCGCGCGGACGGGTTCGTCCACGCCGGGCCCGTCGGCGCGGGGCACTACGCCAAGATGGTGCACAACGGCATCGAGTACGGGCTGATGCAGGCGTACGCGGAGGGCTACGAGCTCCTGGCGGCGAAGGACCTGGTCACGGACGTGCCGGCGACGATGCGCGCGTGGACCAACGGGACCGTCGTGCGTTCGTGGCTGCTGGACCTGCTCGTCCAGGCCCTGTCCGAGGACCCCCAGTTCGGGGCGATCGACGACTGGGTCGAGGACTCGGGCGAGGGCCGCTGGACCGTCGACGAGGCGATCGACCTCGCCGTGCCGGCGCCCGTCATCTCCGCTGCCCTCTTCGCACGGT
This window harbors:
- the dnaA gene encoding chromosomal replication initiator protein DnaA, with the translated sequence MSQDEEPTRVWGHVVTSLEASPDITPRQLAFVRLAHPLGLLDGTMLLAVGNDLTKEYLETRVRAEVTQALTEALGREARFAITVDADVADDVPPALRVVPASTTAAPAYERNGEQRPDLALVTSHPGFLRDHSSDSTPPDDDAPDGEHRAETRPSLRAVDGSSYGAPAPRRGLSEPARLNPKYLFETFVIGSSNRFAHAAAVAVAEAPAKAYNPLFIYGDSGLGKTHLLHAIGHYAQNLYPTVRVRYVNSEEFTNDFINSIGEGKAGAFQRRYREVDVLLIDDIQFLQGKEQTMEEFFHTFNTLHNASKQVVITSDVPPKQLNGFEDRMRSRFEWGLITDVQPPDLETRIAILRKKAASERLQAPDDVLEYIASRISTNIRELEGALIRVTAFANLNRQLVDVSLAEIVLKDLITDDQTQEITATTVIGQTAAYFGLSIEDLCGSSRSRVLVTARQIAMYLCRELTDLSLPKIGQAFGGRDHTTVMHANRKIRELMAERRSIYNQVTELTNRIKQQHRG
- the dnaN gene encoding DNA polymerase III subunit beta — translated: MRFRVDRDVLADAVTWTARSLPTRPPVPVLAGVRIEADTTGTVQLSSFDYEVSARAQLPADVSEPGTVLVSGRLLAEISRSLPAKPVDVVLDGTKVQVTCGASRFTLLTMPVEDYPSLPVMPEVTGTVDGDELTHAVAQVSVAASRDDTLPLLTGVRVEIEGERVTLLATDRYRLALREMTWKPANPGVEAVALVRARTLSDAAKSLGGSGSVSVALSTGGGIDLIGFEAAGRQTTSLLVDGDYPPVRRLFPDDTPIHAIVNRQALAEAAKRVALVAERNTPIRLSFSEGQVVLDAGQGDDAQASEALEAVLAGEDISVAFNPHFLADGLGAIDTTFVRMSFTHPNKPVEFTGQESLEGDDLKDYRYLLVPIRFAS
- the gnd gene encoding phosphogluconate dehydrogenase (NAD(+)-dependent, decarboxylating) produces the protein MHIGLVGLGKMGANMRQRIRDAGIEVTGFDRNPQVTDVPSLESLVGALPAGERVVWVMVPSGPITDAVIHDLAGLLAPGDLVIDGGNSYYQDDQPHAAVLAERGVGFIDAGVSGGIWGLENGYGLMVGGAPQDVERAMPVFDALRPPGERADGFVHAGPVGAGHYAKMVHNGIEYGLMQAYAEGYELLAAKDLVTDVPATMRAWTNGTVVRSWLLDLLVQALSEDPQFGAIDDWVEDSGEGRWTVDEAIDLAVPAPVISAALFARFASRQGESPAMKAVAALRQQFGGHAVRAAGAQTVTPSAPPTSEA